One Myxococcales bacterium genomic region harbors:
- a CDS encoding DUF839 domain-containing protein → MSDPRSPAPLSRRALLAHALTGVVVSGCASRPKAPPARHPTKKARAELGPLEPGPVLDLPRGFRAVIVQAAGKDTLDDGRPVPGFLDGMACFQGDRGEWVLLRNHELGPAHPGPPRPKVLTPRDGDKLVDPAMRGGVSRVRVDPSALRRSLAGDTSARPVLGTTMALFGTDTNCSGGVVAGGWVSCEESDRPGHGYAFHVPATEGARARKLPSWGRFKREAVARASDGAIYMTEDHEQGLLYRFLPEDPARPLDEGVLEALVVRDLRSTAKLARGYALRTAEGVAVEWVRVPDPLAESRPCREQCPEATTFSRLEGIVWDGSSLWLAATQGGHLERGQVFRLVPGRGKLAARLALAHEVTDPRVLSQPDNLGLAPWGDVLLCEDNYTSSPEVTHQYLRARRPDGTVFDLARNPKNTPERPGEAPGDELTGACFSPDGSVLFVNLQGDRDETVAITGPWPKA, encoded by the coding sequence ATGAGCGACCCACGCTCGCCCGCCCCTCTCTCCCGCCGCGCGCTCCTCGCCCATGCCCTCACCGGGGTCGTGGTGTCGGGGTGCGCGTCGCGCCCAAAGGCCCCACCGGCGCGCCACCCCACGAAGAAGGCCCGCGCCGAGCTCGGCCCGCTCGAGCCTGGCCCGGTGCTCGACCTCCCGCGAGGCTTCCGGGCCGTCATCGTGCAAGCCGCCGGAAAGGACACCCTCGACGACGGCCGCCCCGTTCCCGGTTTCCTCGATGGAATGGCTTGTTTTCAAGGCGATCGCGGCGAGTGGGTGCTCCTCCGCAACCACGAGCTCGGGCCCGCGCACCCGGGGCCACCGAGGCCGAAGGTGCTCACCCCGCGAGATGGAGACAAGCTCGTCGACCCGGCGATGCGCGGGGGCGTGAGCCGGGTTCGCGTCGATCCCTCGGCGCTCCGGCGTTCGCTCGCAGGCGACACGTCCGCGCGCCCCGTGCTCGGCACCACCATGGCCCTCTTCGGCACCGACACGAACTGCTCCGGTGGTGTGGTCGCAGGTGGGTGGGTCTCGTGCGAAGAGTCCGACAGGCCCGGGCACGGCTACGCCTTCCATGTGCCCGCGACCGAGGGCGCACGCGCGCGAAAGCTCCCTTCGTGGGGCAGGTTCAAGCGCGAAGCCGTCGCGCGTGCGTCGGACGGCGCCATCTACATGACCGAGGATCACGAGCAGGGCCTCCTTTACCGGTTCTTGCCGGAAGACCCCGCGCGACCTCTCGACGAGGGAGTCCTCGAGGCGCTCGTCGTGCGCGATCTTCGATCGACCGCCAAGCTCGCCCGGGGCTACGCGCTCCGCACGGCCGAGGGCGTCGCGGTCGAGTGGGTGCGCGTCCCGGATCCCCTCGCCGAGTCGCGCCCGTGCCGCGAGCAATGCCCCGAGGCGACGACGTTCTCCAGGCTCGAGGGCATCGTGTGGGACGGCTCGAGCCTATGGCTCGCAGCAACCCAAGGAGGGCACCTCGAGCGCGGCCAGGTGTTCCGCCTCGTCCCGGGTCGCGGCAAGCTCGCCGCGCGCCTCGCGCTCGCCCACGAAGTGACCGATCCGCGCGTGCTCTCGCAGCCGGACAACCTCGGCCTCGCGCCCTGGGGCGACGTCCTCCTCTGCGAGGACAACTACACGTCGAGCCCCGAGGTCACGCACCAATACCTTCGTGCGCGCCGCCCCGACGGCACGGTGTTCGACCTCGCGCGCAACCCGAAGAACACCCCCGAACGACCGGGCGAGGCCCCCGGCGACGAGCTCACGGGCGCGTGTTTCTCGCCGGACGGAAGCGTGCTCTTCGTGAACCTCCAGGGCGACCGCGACGAGACCGTGGCGATCACGGGTCCTTGGCCAAAGGCATGA
- a CDS encoding DUF333 domain-containing protein, whose translation MHVRGITAVALLVSALASACGGDSESKSPVASDDERGNVGPANPASEYCGALGYKVDASGACVFPDGASCEQWAFYRAQCGNGRSYCASKGGTIATRTEDRNGGTYIYALCTLNGKTCSEDSFFRTGKCE comes from the coding sequence ATGCACGTTCGCGGGATCACGGCCGTCGCGCTCCTCGTGAGCGCCCTCGCTTCGGCCTGCGGAGGAGACTCGGAGAGCAAGAGCCCCGTCGCGAGCGACGACGAACGCGGCAACGTCGGACCGGCGAACCCCGCGTCGGAGTACTGCGGGGCGCTCGGGTACAAGGTCGACGCGTCCGGGGCGTGCGTCTTCCCCGACGGGGCGAGCTGCGAACAGTGGGCGTTCTACCGCGCCCAGTGCGGGAACGGTCGTTCGTACTGCGCGTCCAAGGGCGGCACGATCGCCACGAGGACCGAGGACCGAAATGGGGGAACGTACATCTATGCACTCTGCACATTGAACGGCAAGACGTGCTCGGAGGACTCGTTCTTCCGAACGGGCAAGTGCGAGTAG
- a CDS encoding DUF333 domain-containing protein, with protein sequence MKKISAVGIVSIVVGLVGCAAEIAPSGSSGQPVTQGPVSGCTALPASPSSGAPSGANPASVYCASMGYRLDGSTCILDDGARCEEWAFFRGECGQTRSFCARNGGTVKNVVEDKGGWTASYARCTLPSGASCDEATFARTCTCADPAPPPPPPAPACTPLASPGAGGAPSGANPASVYCAAMGYETRDSDCVFPSGARCEQWAFFRGTCGQAESFCAKRGGTVSNVVEDRGGFTASYARCTLPSGTSCEEQTFATTCRCE encoded by the coding sequence ATGAAGAAGATCTCGGCCGTGGGCATCGTGTCGATCGTCGTGGGGCTCGTGGGCTGCGCCGCAGAGATCGCGCCCTCGGGCTCGTCGGGCCAACCCGTCACGCAAGGCCCCGTCTCCGGGTGTACGGCGCTCCCCGCGAGCCCGTCGAGCGGAGCTCCGTCGGGCGCGAACCCGGCGTCGGTCTACTGCGCGTCGATGGGCTATCGCCTCGATGGCTCCACGTGCATCCTCGACGACGGCGCCCGGTGCGAAGAGTGGGCGTTCTTCCGCGGAGAGTGCGGCCAGACACGATCGTTCTGCGCGCGGAACGGCGGCACAGTGAAGAACGTCGTCGAGGACAAGGGCGGATGGACGGCGTCGTATGCGCGTTGCACCCTCCCATCGGGAGCCTCGTGCGACGAAGCGACCTTCGCCCGCACCTGCACGTGCGCCGATCCCGCACCGCCTCCGCCCCCGCCGGCGCCCGCTTGCACACCGCTCGCATCGCCAGGGGCCGGCGGGGCTCCCTCGGGTGCGAACCCTGCGTCCGTCTACTGCGCCGCGATGGGCTACGAGACGCGCGACTCGGACTGCGTCTTCCCGAGCGGCGCGCGCTGCGAGCAGTGGGCGTTCTTCCGCGGCACGTGCGGTCAGGCCGAGTCGTTCTGCGCCAAACGCGGCGGGACGGTCTCGAACGTCGTGGAGGACCGGGGCGGCTTTACGGCGTCGTACGCGCGCTGCACGCTCCCCTCGGGCACCTCGTGCGAGGAGCAGACCTTCGCCACGACCTGCCGGTGCGAGTAG
- a CDS encoding protein kinase — protein sequence MTSLKDKFIPGAKVGAYELVRRLGAGGMGTVFEARGPSGRVAVKVLTAYPVESGRDPRFQREAEALRLLSHPGIVPVLDAGTDRATGTPYLVMELLEGDDLDSMLLRTGRFSPEIVIAIGLEIGAALEHAHLHAFVHRDIKPANVYLPRDLARGRAILCDFGLSKRTDLAASLTETGALLGTPHYMSPEQFLDAKRVDAKSDVFGLSMTLLHALVGIHPYEHLTDPSQLMLQLCTKPVPDARELLPSVPPALAEALARGLVTDPRRRASVAELVAALEVARADAGEPVRSRTKPPSTVAGPSRRGSVARAPKAPKTLELEQGTYRVLTRDASTGLSFEGLDVDGRVVQIVKIPGIFRTDEGRAAFSEEVAALCSVLSESLVAVLDHGAVGDDSWLVTEPRDGQDLQSFVDEAGPWSYAPALRAFSRAARGLSALAEAGVVHGSLRPEAFHVRAGARGTKLLVLHDLGVGRRLASFTTKSGASSPPGRRSADIRTDVVGVLATLSYALTGRLPFAGRSKGSIRADALAKVGGGAKEKAALEALLQRAMTGKIPSLVALATELRLLGGEGTAY from the coding sequence ATGACGAGCCTCAAGGACAAATTCATCCCCGGAGCCAAGGTCGGCGCGTACGAGCTCGTGCGTCGCCTCGGCGCCGGAGGCATGGGCACCGTGTTCGAGGCGCGTGGGCCTTCGGGGCGGGTGGCCGTGAAGGTGCTCACCGCCTACCCGGTCGAGAGCGGTCGTGATCCGCGGTTCCAGCGCGAGGCCGAGGCGCTCCGGCTCTTGTCGCATCCGGGCATCGTGCCGGTGCTCGACGCAGGCACCGATCGCGCGACGGGCACACCGTACTTGGTCATGGAGCTACTCGAGGGAGACGACCTCGACTCGATGCTGCTTCGTACGGGGCGCTTTTCTCCCGAGATCGTGATCGCCATCGGGCTCGAGATCGGGGCGGCTCTGGAGCACGCGCACCTCCACGCGTTCGTGCACCGCGACATCAAGCCCGCGAACGTCTATTTGCCTCGTGACCTCGCGCGGGGGCGGGCCATCTTGTGCGACTTCGGGCTCTCGAAGCGCACCGATCTCGCGGCCTCACTCACCGAGACGGGGGCGCTGCTCGGCACGCCGCACTACATGTCGCCGGAGCAGTTCCTCGACGCGAAGCGGGTCGACGCGAAGAGCGACGTGTTCGGGCTCTCGATGACGCTGCTCCACGCCCTCGTGGGCATCCACCCGTACGAGCACCTCACCGATCCGAGCCAGCTCATGCTCCAGCTCTGCACGAAGCCCGTGCCCGACGCGAGAGAGCTGCTCCCCTCGGTGCCTCCTGCCCTCGCCGAGGCGCTCGCTCGGGGGCTCGTGACCGACCCGCGCCGGCGCGCTTCGGTCGCCGAGCTCGTCGCGGCGCTCGAGGTCGCGCGGGCCGACGCGGGTGAGCCCGTGCGCTCGAGGACGAAGCCTCCCTCCACGGTGGCCGGTCCGTCGCGGCGAGGCTCGGTCGCGCGCGCTCCCAAGGCCCCCAAGACGCTCGAGCTCGAACAAGGCACCTACCGTGTGCTCACACGCGACGCGTCGACGGGGCTTTCGTTCGAGGGCCTCGACGTCGACGGGCGTGTCGTGCAAATCGTGAAAATTCCAGGCATTTTTCGCACCGACGAGGGGCGTGCCGCGTTCTCCGAGGAGGTCGCGGCGCTCTGCTCGGTGCTCAGCGAGAGCCTCGTGGCGGTGCTCGATCACGGCGCCGTGGGAGACGACTCGTGGCTCGTGACCGAGCCTCGTGACGGCCAAGACCTTCAGTCGTTCGTCGACGAGGCGGGGCCCTGGAGCTACGCCCCGGCGCTCCGTGCGTTCAGCCGCGCGGCGCGTGGTCTCTCGGCGCTCGCCGAAGCCGGTGTGGTCCACGGGAGCCTCCGACCCGAGGCGTTCCACGTGAGGGCGGGCGCGCGTGGGACGAAGCTGCTCGTCTTGCACGACCTCGGGGTCGGGCGGAGGCTCGCGTCGTTCACGACCAAGTCCGGAGCTTCGTCTCCACCGGGGCGTCGGTCCGCCGACATCCGGACCGACGTCGTCGGTGTGCTCGCGACGCTCTCGTACGCGCTCACGGGTCGTCTGCCGTTCGCGGGGCGATCGAAGGGCAGCATTCGCGCCGACGCGCTCGCCAAGGTCGGCGGCGGCGCCAAAGAGAAGGCCGCCCTCGAGGCCCTCCTCCAGCGCGCGATGACCGGGAAAATCCCCTCGCTCGTGGCCCTCGCGACCGAGCTTCGCCTTCTCGGCGGCGAGGGAACGGCGTACTGA
- a CDS encoding sigma-70 family RNA polymerase sigma factor: MGEATLAAVFRAVASFDAPEHELLRLETEARRAWPDLAVPTEAFVAHLARHVGSLAALATVHVADLFLAFAVASHDRAALSIFEERYLSHVPDYVVRVRAGKHTVDEIVQKVREALVLGAEGKSPKILEYSGKGPLGGWLRVVASRTALNHVRASGPKTESLGDDATFSGDPELAYVKEHTQALFQDAFRRVLAGLDANGRTILRLHYIEGLTMDQLSVLYKTPRSTIARRVAEARTAVLEATESLLRDEKRLSPSSIASVLRLAQSRLDVTLSRLLE, translated from the coding sequence GTGGGAGAGGCAACGCTCGCCGCAGTTTTTCGCGCCGTCGCGTCGTTCGATGCGCCCGAGCACGAGCTCCTGCGCCTCGAGACCGAGGCCCGTCGTGCGTGGCCCGACCTGGCGGTCCCGACCGAGGCGTTCGTGGCACACCTCGCGCGTCACGTGGGCTCCCTAGCCGCGCTCGCGACCGTGCACGTGGCCGATCTCTTCCTCGCGTTCGCCGTCGCGTCCCACGATCGCGCCGCCCTCTCGATCTTCGAAGAGCGCTACCTCTCCCACGTCCCCGACTACGTCGTGAGGGTGCGCGCCGGAAAACACACGGTCGACGAGATCGTCCAGAAAGTGCGCGAGGCCCTCGTCCTCGGCGCCGAGGGGAAATCGCCCAAGATCCTCGAGTACTCGGGGAAAGGCCCGCTCGGAGGGTGGCTCCGCGTGGTGGCGTCGCGTACGGCCCTGAACCACGTCCGCGCCTCGGGCCCGAAGACCGAGAGCCTCGGCGACGACGCGACCTTCTCGGGCGATCCCGAGCTCGCTTACGTCAAAGAGCACACTCAAGCGCTCTTCCAAGACGCGTTCCGTCGTGTGCTCGCCGGCCTCGACGCGAACGGGCGCACGATCTTGCGCCTCCACTACATCGAGGGGCTCACCATGGATCAGCTCTCGGTGCTCTACAAAACCCCTCGATCCACGATCGCGCGGCGCGTGGCCGAGGCACGCACGGCCGTGCTCGAGGCCACCGAGTCTCTCCTCCGCGACGAGAAGCGTCTCTCTCCCTCGTCGATCGCGAGCGTCCTTCGGCTCGCCCAGAGCCGCCTCGACGTGACCCTGTCGCGACTGCTCGAGTGA